In the genome of Carya illinoinensis cultivar Pawnee chromosome 13, C.illinoinensisPawnee_v1, whole genome shotgun sequence, the window TTATGTGGGCGCACGCACACTGCAAATTTAGGAGTTCCGAGAGTTTTTGGAATAtgcaagaaaaaagtaaatgacGTACGTTTTTTTACCCTACTTCCCCTTTAAGTCATTTCAAGATGAACTTTTTGCCTACATCCTTCTCCAATGCTGCTGCTCATGAGCTTTCCCGTGGGCTTCTAAATGCATCTTGTACAGGTTCCCTTTGTCTAGCCTCACCTGAGTGGTTGCAGTTGTGGTTGCATAAGCTCCAAGCTTGTCTATAGCTGCTTGTTGTTATGGTCTTTTTTCCCTGTTCTTCTTGTCCCTTTCTTTTAATAGTTTATTCATTccccaaaacaaaaagagtTATTCAGTATTGCTTTTTGGGATAGAGGGAAATCTTATTGGTGACGCCATAATCCAGTGAACAAGGATGGTGGAAATTAGCCAAAATGTCTATTTTCAAGAATTTCTAAAGCTTCACCCTTTTTTATTGTAATATGTTCCCGTAGGGGAACATAGTGAAGACAGAGCCAGAAAAAGTAGATGTTGGAAACTAAGAATTGGGATTATTTGGAATGTATCAGGTTCAAATGCAACTCAGATATGACCAATCATTTTCCGTATATTTCAGGCATACGAATGTCTGTCAATTGTCATTAACATTCAATGTACACAGCATAGGTTCAAATGCAGCATTTATCAGACAAAAATCTAAGCTCGATTACTGATGTACCGTACAGAAAAGTGAAGCAGAAGCAGCTGCCCCCACCAGAGTGGAGTTTATTCTCAGCTCAAGGGGTGTCAGCAAAATAGCAAATGGTGAAGCTTCTTGAACTAAATGTTGTTCACCCTTTTAAATCTAGGCAGATGAGACCGGGTGCTAAAGGATAATGTGCTCGCACATTCCTTTGGAGCAAGTTGGCTTGACTCCAATCGATCACTGAGCAGAATCCTTGAAGTATGAAGGGTAATTAACTAAGAATGAATACTTTTAGCATGGTTAGTTATTAGGCATTTTAGTGTGAATGCTTGGCAAATTTGGTAAGCTGCAACTACGGCAGTGCGTGGTTGGACATTTAAAGTTTCCTTTGTTGCTAGATGCAAGTTTATACATAACAATGTTGAtacctttatttattatttagctGCTATAAAGGTGGTATGGTttccattatttttcttgttctgGATCAGAATGATACAATATCTAGCAataatttaatgaaataatatggCTGTTTTTAACCTGTTTGTTGGACTAATGCCAGAGGGGAACATGAAGAAGATAAACATGTAACCGAATTAAAATTTCTTCCTACTACAATTGggaagaaattaagaaaaataacctGAAGCAATTCCAGCATTGAATTCACTTGGCAATGCATGTGGTTCCCACTCTGTTGACTGTACTTCGACGATGCTGCAGTGGCAGGGTTGCTTCAGTCCACGTCTTCAATGACCGTTGTTGAGGATGCAACATGTTTCGGTTGAGAAGAAAATGACTGTTGCAGAATAATCGTCCCAAGGGATAGATGATTCAGGGTTTTTTTTTGGGAAGATATATATTAGGTTAATCAACAAGAAAATCAAGCCTCTTGCGCATTGTTAAATAAAGTTAATTTAAATCACCTCAAGAAATGGAATTCTCACAAGTCTGGATTTTTGCTCGTCTTACAGTTCGTgccactttgttatttgcatcACTTAAGAGGCTATTAGaatctcttaaaaaatttcACGCTTCAAAATCAAGATATCTAGATCGTTGCTTTAGAAAATTATAGAGagaaatgagaatttttctttttgtacgtTATTTTTATACTCTTCTTCATGAgagattaattaatttttctgaaGTTAAATAATAGTGGTGAGGAGTTAATTAATAACTTCCCAATTTATGTGGACACAACATAGATCATGGGTACCCACTACCAACAACCAACATGCATAAAATTACTTATCCATCTCACAAGTAATTCTTTGGAATCGGAATTGCTGTCTCTCCATGCCCAAATCTTACAATTGTTGATCACTCTAGAACAATTAACCCTACCATCTCCACTAAACAATTAtttgttacaattttttaatgtattttcaaTGAGACTTGTAAGTAGAAAAGGCAAAGATCAAAGCTGTTTGTGATTTTGTGATGGTGACGATAAGGAAAGCATATTGTGTGGTGTGCTTGTtatgcttgagagagagagagagagagagagagagagagagagagagagagagagagagagagagagagagagagagagaggaataatGCCAGACGGATAAAGTATTTTCTATAAATTAACATTTTGCTAATTGATTTTGGAATCAATAATAACTTGGAAGTAGAGAAAGCAAAGATAAAAGATGTTTGTGATTTTGTGATGGTGACGATGAGGAAAGCATATCATGTTTTGTGTTTGTtatgcttgagagagagagagagagagaggcattaATCTATCTAGAGGAGTACTACTGCTAGAATAATATATCAAGAAAGTAAAGTATAAACTAATCTACCACGTCAAGTtaagtcaatttataaatttatttttatagagcTTATTTGTAGGTAAATCATTTCGTATCTATAAATAAGAGCGTGAGTAGATAAGGAAAAATTCACAATCACAAGCAGATACATTACACTTTTTTTCACTGTAGCATTCAAGAGGTGCGGCCTCAAGCGTACAAGCATTCTTAATGATTTCAAGCAAAATTTGCAGGTTCTTTGCTCCACCATTTCACTTATATTTTGTTAACAGTGATAGAATGCTATATATAAGCATAGCAGCTGCCACCACTAGGTGGCCCTGCAGGTCATACGTACTACCGCCACGGTAGCCAAGTTTTGGCCGATTTGAGCGACCAACTCGATTGATTTGGGCAACTATGGCGGCCATCACCAGTAGTACATTCTAGGTAGCTTTGTGGTGGCTAGCTCGCATGTAGCCTAGCTACGGCAGCCTGTGGTCTGTTGGGATAGAACATGTGATATGATTTGTGAATTAaacatgaataaaatataaaattaacggtttagatttaatataaataaattcgaTTCAATacaaattgattaataaataaatgaacttGTAATTatcagtttaaattttattttaaaattacaaaatacttatgtttattattgttggattatattaatattgatatttcttagtatgcttatatttttattattaaaattgtaattttaaacttatgcttatatttgtttttattgggtttgtaatattaattttattacaggttaaaatctaaaatatattaatatgtttttgttAGTAAGTAGTCTTATTGTTTTGGAGACATTgtagttattaataaatataaattttaatttttatctaaaattatattaataaaattaaatggaTTATGCAGGTCAGttcaatccatttacataaGGTTGAaccatttctaattaattactattaaatataaatgggtcatgtcatattaattaatttctaattaattattaaataggtCAAAACAGATTGTGTCATGTCACCCGTTATTTAAATGAATCATGTTAGGATTTGAAGTTCTAACCCATTTAGCTTATAAATGGGTCATGTTCGGATTAATCCATATAATTGAATgtccataatttaatttgacACGAACACAGTCTGtaaatacaaatagaaaataatttacacataatatttttcataaaatatttcacaaCTATATGAGGGGTATTTTTATAGAATagcttataaaaataacattattttacaaAACTACCACTCCTCGCGGCGACTAATTAAGCTGCATGTCTATCATGTGGCGGCTGTTACttttatatacacatacatacatacatacatacacacacacacacatatatatatatatatatataaattaagttaTTTACTACACCCTCCATAAAAACTTCTCTACGTccaaatatctatatatactaAATGAATCTCACAGTACTTTTGTAAAACTCTATTAAAATCTCTTTCCATAAAATCTTCATAACTAATTATAAGCATTTTCACACTGTTCATAAAAACTCTGAACATTCAAATATCCCATAATGCACTGTAATGGAGGGAAAAGGGTGATCTTAGTAGGATTTTGAGTGTTTTCTTTCATGGCCATTCGTTATATTATAAGTGAAACAAAgaaaagtataataaaaaagaaaagattagaTATGGGTAAGAGGGCATCAATTAATAAACATACGATGAGCTACAACAATTTATAATGTTAATCATGTAGGGTTGGCGTCTTTGGCTATGCTATTTTGTTCGACTCTTTGAGCATATTTAATCGTGCTAAGTCCCAGTTGCATCGAAGATTCGAATGCCTGGTATTAGGTATCTATCTACGTACGTACATACATTCATGTTGTTTTTGTGTCGATCATAGGCAAAATTAAGGATCTTGACGATTGAAGCAGAATATGGCCGAAGGACGTCCTGCCACTGATTCAGGTGACAAGAAAAAGCAACTTGGATGCGAAGAGTTTATGATCAATATTGTTGAAGATTCGCCTGACATAGAGCCTGGTGAATGGCCCGAGTGTTGCATCTACAGGGTCCCTGAGTTGCTTCGCCGGGTAGAAAAAGAAGCTTACACTCCTAAACTAGTTCATATCGGCCCTCTCCATTACAGCATGCAGCAACCCAAGGATATAGAAATTCAGAAACTTCGATATTTGAAGGGATTCTGTGATCGGACTAAGAAGAGTAAGAATGATCTTGCAGGCATCATTGAAAGCGACGAGTTAAAAATCAGACATTGCTATTCTGAGACCTTTGATCAGATCAACAGTGTAGAGTTTGTAAAGATGATTCTATTGGATGCTACTTTTATCATTGAGTTCATCTTGAGGAGTCGAAACCCAAAAGTTTACGAAGGAGACCATATAATAAGTAAGCCATGCCTGGTATGTCATATATGGCCTGACTTAATATTACTTGAGAATCAGCTTccatattttgttttgaagaaaCTATATGACTTTGTCCTCGATGGACAAGAAAATCAGCAGGGCCAGGCTCCTTCCTTTCTTAAGCTTGCCTGTGATTTCGTACTCAACAATCAGGAGTACTCAGTGCCCGAGGGGAAGGAAGTTAAACATCTCACTGATTTACTGAGGACGTATTACAATCTTCTGCACCTAAGGTCGAAGCCGTTTGATAAAGCTGGAAGCGGGCCGGAGGCAGAGCAATTTGATGAAGTATGTAGTGCAACAAAGCTGGACGAAGTAGGAGTGAAATTCAAGGTAGCTCCTCCAAGTAGAAGCTTACTTGACATTAAATTCAATAAGAAAAAGTGCCTGGACAGGTGTCCATGGTTAAATTTTTCATGGCTCTTGGCTTGCTTTCCTTGCTTGAAACGCTTTGCGTGCTTGGAGCGTATGCAACCTTCGTTAGAAATCCCACGCTTGGTGATAGAAGACGTGACTGAAGGTATTTTCCGAAACATCATGGCACTGGAGCAGTGTCACTATCCAATGGAAGCCCACTTCTGCCATTACGTTAGGCTATTGGATTCTATCATCGACACCGAAAAAGATATAGAATTGCTTGTTGAGAAAAAGATCATCCTTAACGGGCTCGGTAGCAATGTTGCAGCTGCGacttttattaacaaactctgcCTTCAGATTGTGGCTGACGGATCGTGTTACGTCGACATAATTAAAGGACTTCGAAGCCATTATTATGACCATTGGAACCGTATTATGGCAACCATGGAAAGGTTTTATTTCGGCGACTTTTGGAGAGGCGCTGCAACTGTGATTGGACTTCTATTATTGGTCAACTCTCTCTGGGGATTCCTTCGGCCTTTTGTTTTGAAGAAATGAATAAAGTGTCTGTGCTTTAAATGTTTGTTCGAGTGTCTGTGCTTTAAAGTGTCTGTGTTTCGAGTCatggtttgttttcttttcgttttgtTTCGTTTTTTTGATGCAGAATTGAAGCATCTGTGTGCTTGTTGTTTGTCTGAGTGCTCTGCTTATATATGAACTTTGTAATCCATGTCCTGCTTACCTTGTGATATCCTCTCCatcataataaattttacataatactAATTTTCTTCAACTTGTAACAAGAAAAGCAAAACTTGTGACATCCTATTAGTTCCAATCCTCACGGTGATTATTATTACCAGTCGCGCACCAcggaatattattaattttagttttcttcTTGTTTACCATTGTGACATCCTCTCCATCTTTATAATTTCTATCTAATATTCTCTTCTTGTTTCAACTTTGTGAAGTTTGTGTCCAATTTTGCAGCCCCCCCAATCTAAGTTGCCTAGGAAAAAAAACCTCGAAGGAATTTGGTGTGCATAAAACGGAGTAGAATCAAAAGCATTAGTGTTTAACCTTATTTTGTTAATTGTTGCAGTTatatttttgacaaaaattaaatttcacgCAGCCTCTTATTTACTCGTCTGGAACATGTATATATCTGTTGAACATGTCAATTATGGTGACGTAAAGTGTTCAATAATGCTCATGATATGGGATATTCAAGTTCGCCTTTTTTGCTTCTGCAAAAGCTAGACGTGGTTTGTGCTTttgatatgagagagagagagagagagagagagagagagagagagagagagagaagccacACATACTATATCTGAGGGAAAGAGGAAGACAGCAGATGCTATCCGTGAGAAAGAGTGGGAGACTACACGAGTGCATGTAGCATTTAGCAGGCGGAGAACCGGGATACTCAAACACACAATTGTGCTTCCTACAGCAAGTTTTGCAGGTTTCTTTTTCTAATCTCAATGATGTCACTTTAATCAAGTTCttcatgatatataatttaatttctttaaaaatatgatttgttTGACAGTACTAGTCTAGTTCAGTGAGAAATTGGTAGTGGAAATGCATTTACAATATGCCATAAGGTATCTTCACTAAAATGGAAGATAATAGCAGACATATGTTGAGTTCTTTCCCCTTGATTCCCATACATATTTAAATCATTTCTCAGAAGAAGGTGAATAGAGTGTTTAATCTTGCCTTGGCCTGCACAAACCTCCCTTAAATAACAGAGAAGTGGAGGTTCTTCAGATcatcttttcactttctttccGGAGCTAGCCTTTTAGTTTAGAACAAAGCTATAACACAGTAGAACCTTGAAAAAACCTTCTTAACAAGGCCcttgatatttttgtaaaatgagtattatatatatgatctagcTACTATATATTCAAGCGTATGCTTTCTTTGCATTGATCTGTTTCTATTGTTAAAGCTGGCCTTTTGCGGTCCCGGTTGTAGTAGTGGCCGGGTTTCCGAAGGGTTTTATAGGCAAGTAAAGGTGAAGAAGATGACCTTTAACAAGAACTAGAAGATGGCCTTTCGCTGTGTTCATCCGTCTTGATATCTGCTAAAGACTTGTAAATATTTGCTTTTTCCCTCAAGGGTGCTAGGACAGAACTCCGGCTATCCGAATGACACATTAATGTATTTagtttgttgcttttattgatTGGAGCTTAAAGGATAATAATTCTGTTCTATTAATTATTGCTGGCAAAGTTGTTTGTCCGTGACTAATAAAAGGAACTTGAAGGAGAGAAAAGATGGCTTGTCACGCTACTGATCGCGTTGAATGCAAAGAGTTCCCAAAATACTTCGCAAGGTAAATGAAGAACTCTATACTCCTAAGCTGGTTTCAATAGGCCCTCTTCATCACCGTAAAAGAAAATTGAGGGACATGGAAATGCAGAAACTGCGATATTTGAGGGACTTCTGTTTCCGAACTGGGAAGAGCCAGACGGATCTTACAAGCATCATTGAAGAGAACGAAGATAAAATTCGCCATTGTTATGCTGAGACCTCAGAACTCAGCAGTAAAGAGTTTATCAACATGATTCTACTGGATGGGATCTTTATAATTGAACTGTTCTTGAGGACTTCTGGCAATGCAGGAGATCACGAAGATGATTATATACTAAGAAAACCGTGGCTGAGAGAAGGTATACAACATGACTTGATTGTACCTGAGAATCAGCTTCCTTTTTTGGTCCTCGAGGATTTGTATACGTCCGTCTTGGGTGACTCTTCTAGTTGCGACCATCGCAAAGAAGGGAAGCAAATTAAGGAACACGTAGAAGAACTGAACAAAAAGGACTCTTCCTTTCTCGAGCTTTCCCGACAGTAATTTTCTTGTTACGAGCGAATGCCACATATTCCAACAATGTCATTGGTGAGGTAGTCAAACATTTCGCGGATTTGATAAGACATTTTGTGTCCACCGAACTTGGAACCTCCAAAAAGTAAAGCCATCGAGCATCTATACAGTGCCACAAAGCTGGAAGAGTCAGGAGTAGAATTCAGAGAAGTTGAAGACAGACACATACTCGACATAAAATTCCGAAAGGGCAAGTACTGCTTGAAAGACTGTCCGTTCCTGAATTGTTCATGGATCTTCAATTGGTTGGTCTGCTTGGAGCGCATACAACCTGTGTTGGAACTCCCTGCACTAACAGTAGACGACACGACTGAATGTCTTTTCAGAAACCTGATGGCCTTGGAGCAGTGTCATTATCCAACGCAGGCTTACATCTGCAATTACATTTTGTTTTCCTGTTGGATCATCTAATAAACACAGAGAAAGATGTGGATCTGCTGGTTGAAAAGAAGGTGAATTTTAACCAGCTGGGCAGCGATGAGGAGGTGGCGACACTCGTGAGCAAACTCGGCCGTCAAATTGTGGAAGTGAATTCCTGTTACTGTGAACTCAGTCAAAAGCTAAATGGGCACTATGAACACTTCTGGAATCGAAATATGGCAACTTTGAAAAGGATCTATTTCCGAGTTATTTGGAGAAGCACTGCAACAGTTGTTGGTATCATATTCGTGGCTTTAAATGTCTGGAATATTTTCCCTGGGCGAGAGCTTCTCTCGCTCTAGTCGTATTAATGGAGGATGGTGCTACAGGCACCGTTGGTGGTTCCACcgttaggtaaaaaaaaaaaaatttttattttattttttaaattattttttaatatttttaaacatttaaaaaaaataaaaaaattataataatattaaaaaaaattcttaatcattaagaaaagagttttactacatacaagtatagtcacgcactaatctgtatatcaatactgatttattcatacttaaaatttaaattaatac includes:
- the LOC122291287 gene encoding UPF0481 protein At3g47200-like, with product MAEGRPATDSGDKKKQLGCEEFMINIVEDSPDIEPGEWPECCIYRVPELLRRVEKEAYTPKLVHIGPLHYSMQQPKDIEIQKLRYLKGFCDRTKKSKNDLAGIIESDELKIRHCYSETFDQINSVEFVKMILLDATFIIEFILRSRNPKVYEGDHIISKPCLVCHIWPDLILLENQLPYFVLKKLYDFVLDGQENQQGQAPSFLKLACDFVLNNQEYSVPEGKEVKHLTDLLRTYYNLLHLRSKPFDKAGSGPEAEQFDEVCSATKLDEVGVKFKVAPPSRSLLDIKFNKKKCLDRCPWLNFSWLLACFPCLKRFACLERMQPSLEIPRLVIEDVTEGIFRNIMALEQCHYPMEAHFCHYVRLLDSIIDTEKDIELLVEKKIILNGLGSNVAAATFINKLCLQIVADGSCYVDIIKGLRSHYYDHWNRIMATMERFYFGDFWRGAATVIGLLLLVNSLWGFLRPFVLKK
- the LOC122292163 gene encoding UPF0481 protein At3g47200-like, whose amino-acid sequence is MQRVPKILRKVNEELYTPKLVSIGPLHHRKRKLRDMEMQKLRYLRDFCFRTGKSQTDLTSIIEENEDKIRHCYAETSELSSKEFINMILLDGIFIIELFLRTSGNAGDHEDDYILRKPWLREGIQHDLIVPENQLPFLVLEDLYTSVLGDSSSCDHRKEGKQIKEHVEELNKKDSSFLELSRQ